A window from Candidatus Paceibacterota bacterium encodes these proteins:
- a CDS encoding lysine--tRNA ligase gives MASLAELRSARLHKLELLKQAGMAVYPAKVPRTFCLFDAKNNFAEYEASKKEVSLCGRVMAIRGQGAILFFVLDDGKATFQAVVKKDVLKPELFDLITQAVDIGDIISVTGTFFVTQRGEQSLLVTSWTMATKSLLPLPEKWHGLADPDEKFRKRYLDFIMDPEVRDIFYKKSKFWKVTRTFLEEEGFLEVETPTLETTTGGAEATPFKTHHNDFDLAVFLRISVGELWQKRLMAGGFPKTFEIGRVYRNEGSSPEHMQEFTNMEFYWSYADYNDGMALVTKMYRKIALEVFGTTKFTYKDHSFDLADEWVKIDYSLEIKKQTGVDIGTASDGDIKKKLGELKVSYEGANRERLIDTLWKYCRKNIAGPAFLINHPKLIAPLAKSVEGKDSGTVQMFQPIIGGSEIGRGYSELNDPIDQADRFVEQKKLLEGGDTEAMMADDEFVEMLEHGMPPTCGFGFGERLFAVLSNRPLRETQMFPLMKPR, from the coding sequence ATGGCTTCTCTTGCAGAATTAAGGTCCGCACGTCTACATAAGCTTGAACTTTTGAAGCAAGCAGGTATGGCTGTGTATCCAGCCAAAGTTCCAAGAACATTTTGTCTGTTTGATGCCAAGAATAATTTTGCAGAATACGAAGCTAGTAAAAAAGAGGTTTCTCTTTGCGGTCGTGTCATGGCTATTCGTGGTCAAGGGGCTATTTTATTTTTCGTCTTGGATGATGGTAAGGCTACTTTTCAAGCGGTTGTGAAAAAAGATGTCTTGAAGCCTGAACTTTTTGACCTCATAACTCAAGCAGTTGATATTGGTGACATTATCAGTGTTACTGGAACATTTTTTGTAACTCAAAGAGGGGAGCAGAGTCTACTTGTCACTTCTTGGACAATGGCCACGAAATCTTTACTTCCTCTTCCAGAAAAATGGCATGGTCTAGCAGATCCAGATGAAAAATTCCGCAAGAGGTATTTGGATTTCATCATGGATCCTGAGGTTAGAGATATTTTCTATAAAAAATCCAAGTTTTGGAAAGTTACTAGGACATTTTTGGAAGAAGAAGGATTTCTAGAAGTAGAAACTCCTACTTTGGAGACAACTACCGGTGGTGCCGAAGCAACTCCTTTCAAAACACATCATAATGATTTTGATCTAGCTGTCTTTTTGCGTATTTCAGTTGGTGAACTTTGGCAAAAGAGGCTCATGGCTGGTGGTTTCCCAAAAACTTTTGAGATCGGCAGAGTTTATCGCAACGAGGGTTCTAGTCCAGAACATATGCAAGAATTTACCAATATGGAATTTTACTGGTCATACGCTGATTACAATGATGGCATGGCTTTGGTTACAAAAATGTATCGTAAGATTGCTCTAGAAGTTTTTGGTACTACAAAATTTACATACAAAGATCATTCTTTTGATTTGGCAGATGAATGGGTGAAGATTGATTATTCTCTAGAGATCAAAAAACAAACTGGTGTTGATATCGGTACCGCTAGTGATGGTGATATAAAAAAGAAACTTGGTGAACTCAAAGTTTCTTATGAAGGAGCCAATAGGGAACGTCTCATAGATACTCTTTGGAAATATTGTCGCAAGAATATTGCTGGTCCAGCCTTTTTGATCAATCATCCAAAATTGATTGCTCCTTTGGCCAAAAGTGTAGAAGGGAAAGATTCAGGTACAGTCCAGATGTTCCAGCCTATTATTGGCGGTAGTGAAATAGGTCGTGGATACTCTGAGCTCAATGATCCTATTGATCAAGCAGACCGTTTTGTAGAACAAAAGAAGCTTTTGGAAGGTGGTGATACTGAGGCTATGATGGCAGACGATGAATTCGTAGAAATGCTAGAACATGGCATGCCACCAACTTGTGGTTTCGGATTCGGTGAAAGACTTTTCGCTGTTCTCTCCAATAGACCTTTGCGTGAGACTCAGATGTTTCCTTTGATGAAACCTAGGTAA
- a CDS encoding penicillin-binding transpeptidase domain-containing protein: MVMNFRKIISWRRTSKRGLEIDPDEVMLDSSNLPNYDTSQFEGRLEKPISRAMLYYVIVIFVIIAFIFTIQAFKLQIIHGSEYQARSENNTLRPVPIFAGRGLILDRNGIMLAWNSPVTDKDDKDAVSVRNYATTTGLAHVLGYVQYPSKDSKGFYYQEDFRGEAGVEKYYDEKLLGTPGSRLVEVDAHGKVVSEDVVRPPVQGQNLVLSIDSRVQSAVFNNLRDIATRVGFSGGAGVIMDVKTGEILTLTSYPEYNSQIMSDKTNSSAVRAMLNDKSLPFLDRAVDGLYTPGSIVKPFVALGVLNEKVIDPDKIIVTTGSISIPNPYDDTKSTIFRDWKNLGPVDMRHAIAMSSDAYFYTVGGGFKDQKGLGIIKIDKYLKMFGFGTTTLDGSSSFLLDKAGTIPTPEWKLKTFNESWFVGDTYHTAIGQYGFQVTPMQIIRALGAVANEGTILSPTILKDDNVHTESKIPIPKEYFDIVHEGMRLSTKIGTSVALNVSYVDIAGKSGTAELGVSKSKVNSWITGFWPYENPKYAFVLMLEQGSVHNLIGAAAAMRQTLDWMSVNTPEYFNK; the protein is encoded by the coding sequence ATGGTTATGAATTTTAGAAAAATAATATCTTGGAGACGTACTTCAAAAAGAGGACTAGAAATAGATCCTGATGAAGTCATGCTTGATTCTAGCAACCTTCCAAATTATGATACTTCTCAATTTGAAGGACGTCTGGAAAAACCAATTTCAAGAGCGATGCTTTATTATGTCATCGTCATTTTTGTAATAATCGCATTTATTTTTACTATTCAAGCTTTCAAATTACAGATTATCCATGGATCCGAATATCAAGCCAGAAGTGAGAACAATACTTTACGACCAGTTCCTATATTTGCAGGAAGGGGACTCATCTTAGATCGTAATGGAATAATGCTCGCGTGGAATTCTCCGGTTACAGATAAAGATGATAAAGATGCTGTGTCAGTCCGTAATTACGCTACGACTACTGGTTTGGCACACGTACTCGGGTATGTTCAGTATCCGTCAAAAGATTCCAAGGGATTTTACTATCAAGAAGATTTTAGAGGGGAAGCTGGTGTAGAAAAATATTATGATGAAAAATTATTAGGAACCCCCGGTTCTAGGTTGGTAGAAGTAGATGCTCATGGGAAAGTTGTCTCCGAAGATGTGGTTCGTCCGCCCGTCCAAGGGCAAAATCTTGTTTTGTCTATAGATAGTCGTGTTCAATCGGCTGTTTTCAATAATCTTCGCGACATAGCTACGCGAGTAGGTTTCAGTGGTGGTGCTGGAGTTATCATGGACGTTAAAACAGGAGAAATTCTGACCCTTACCAGTTATCCAGAATACAATTCCCAAATTATGTCAGATAAGACCAATTCATCAGCGGTTCGCGCAATGTTAAATGATAAGAGTTTACCTTTTCTTGATAGGGCAGTAGACGGTTTGTACACTCCGGGTTCTATCGTCAAACCTTTCGTAGCTTTGGGAGTACTTAATGAGAAAGTTATTGATCCAGATAAGATAATAGTAACCACTGGTTCTATTTCTATTCCAAATCCTTATGATGATACGAAATCTACTATCTTTCGTGATTGGAAAAATCTAGGTCCTGTAGATATGCGACACGCTATCGCTATGTCATCTGATGCCTATTTCTATACAGTTGGTGGTGGTTTCAAAGATCAAAAAGGTTTGGGTATTATAAAAATAGATAAATATTTGAAAATGTTTGGCTTCGGTACTACGACTTTAGATGGCAGTTCATCTTTTCTTTTGGATAAGGCTGGTACGATACCAACACCAGAATGGAAATTGAAAACATTTAATGAAAGTTGGTTTGTCGGAGATACTTATCACACCGCTATCGGCCAATATGGTTTTCAGGTAACTCCAATGCAGATTATCCGTGCTCTCGGTGCTGTTGCCAATGAAGGAACTATTTTGAGTCCAACTATTCTAAAAGATGACAATGTTCATACAGAATCAAAGATTCCCATTCCAAAAGAGTATTTTGATATTGTTCACGAAGGTATGCGACTTTCAACCAAGATTGGTACTAGTGTTGCTTTGAACGTGTCTTATGTTGATATTGCTGGTAAATCTGGTACAGCTGAACTTGGAGTTTCAAAGAGCAAGGTCAACTCTTGGATTACTGGTTTTTGGCCTTATGAGAATCCAAAATATGCTTTTGTCTTGATGTTGGAACAAGGTTCGGTCCACAATCTCATCGGTGCCGCCGCCGCAATGCGTCAGACGCTAGATTGGATGAGTGTAAATACTCCGGAATATTTCAACAAATAA
- the mraZ gene encoding division/cell wall cluster transcriptional repressor MraZ, producing MIIGQFNHTIDDKNRLSLPAKFRQEMGKKVVITPGLDSCLFIFTMKEWEKIADRLSVKESSILQADNRGFNRYLLGGAVEVEIDGVGRMLLPEHLRERANLKSKVVFIGVKDRAELWDETTWNSYRKEVENKAGALAEKLGQAGMI from the coding sequence ATGATCATCGGGCAATTCAATCACACTATCGATGACAAAAACCGCCTTTCTCTTCCTGCCAAATTCAGACAGGAAATGGGAAAGAAAGTGGTTATTACGCCCGGCCTCGATTCTTGTTTATTCATCTTCACGATGAAGGAATGGGAAAAGATAGCCGATCGTCTGTCAGTGAAAGAAAGCTCGATACTCCAGGCGGATAATCGAGGCTTCAATCGCTACCTCTTGGGAGGTGCGGTTGAAGTCGAGATTGATGGAGTAGGTCGTATGCTTCTTCCGGAACATTTGCGCGAGCGAGCCAATTTGAAAAGCAAAGTTGTTTTCATTGGTGTCAAAGATCGTGCAGAGTTGTGGGATGAGACGACTTGGAATTCATATAGAAAAGAGGTCGAGAACAAAGCTGGTGCCTTGGCCGAGAAGCTTGGTCAAGCGGGCATGATTTAA
- the rsmH gene encoding 16S rRNA (cytosine(1402)-N(4))-methyltransferase RsmH, whose protein sequence is MQSVHEPVLLHEIVANCVISAKAEIQDVTENVSSGNTLDSHLRGNDKKTPWYLDGTLGGAGHALAIAKAFAGKLNIIGLDRDATALERAKGTLAGKAEKVILECENFRNLDKVLEKNGIDSVALILMDLGISSDELDNSGRGFTFQKDEPLLMTMGDPKSYPFTAKDIVNDWDEEVIADIIYGYAEERFARKIAKAIVNYREKKSIETSGELAEIVKMSVPGFYKRGKIHPATRTFQALRIAVNDELNSLKEGLRKGYEKLDKGGRMAIISFHSLEDRIVKDFYKEKAKEGSKIITKKPITASLQEIAENPRSRSAKLRIIEKI, encoded by the coding sequence ATGCAAAGTGTACATGAACCGGTTCTTTTACATGAGATAGTGGCAAACTGTGTCATTTCCGCGAAGGCGGAAATCCAGGATGTCACCGAGAATGTATCTAGTGGTAATACACTGGATTCCCACCTTCGTGGGAATGACAAGAAGACCCCTTGGTACCTCGACGGTACTCTCGGTGGAGCAGGTCACGCTTTGGCTATAGCAAAAGCATTCGCTGGCAAGTTGAATATTATCGGCTTGGACAGAGATGCTACGGCTCTAGAGAGAGCAAAAGGGACTTTGGCAGGCAAAGCAGAGAAGGTGATACTGGAATGTGAGAATTTTCGTAATTTAGATAAAGTTTTGGAGAAAAATGGTATTGATTCAGTCGCTTTGATTCTAATGGATTTGGGTATTTCATCTGACGAACTAGATAATTCTGGTAGAGGGTTCACTTTTCAGAAAGACGAACCTTTGCTCATGACTATGGGAGATCCAAAATCTTATCCATTCACAGCAAAAGATATTGTGAACGATTGGGATGAAGAAGTGATCGCCGATATTATCTACGGTTATGCCGAAGAGAGGTTTGCAAGAAAGATCGCTAAAGCAATAGTCAATTATAGAGAGAAGAAAAGTATAGAAACATCGGGAGAGTTGGCAGAAATAGTGAAAATGTCAGTACCGGGCTTTTATAAGAGAGGAAAGATTCATCCGGCTACAAGAACATTTCAAGCTTTACGTATTGCAGTCAATGATGAGCTTAATTCATTGAAAGAAGGATTGAGAAAAGGTTACGAAAAGTTGGATAAAGGTGGACGAATGGCAATTATTTCATTCCATAGTTTAGAAGATCGTATCGTCAAAGATTTTTATAAAGAAAAAGCAAAAGAAGGTTCCAAAATTATTACAAAAAAACCGATTACCGCTTCTTTGCAAGAAATTGCAGAGAATCCAAGGTCAAGAAGTGCAAAATTAAGGATTATTGAAAAAATATGA
- the murF gene encoding UDP-N-acetylmuramoyl-tripeptide--D-alanyl-D-alanine ligase — protein sequence MQLLKKLLIEILTLESRLILAKYKPFIVAVTGSVGKTSTKDAIYAVLKDQSSFVRKSEKSMNSEIGLPLTIIGAPNAWHSIGGWVKNIWKGLGIIFWKNSYPDCLILEIGADHPGDIKKVTKWLHPDIAVITKVSKTPVHVEFFKSPEEVFEEKASLAKAVKADGTLILFGDDEKVMTMTDMVKGSTSSPQGKSVKVITYGTGSNSTVRGLDDKVLYDNNSPVGLTFNLNLDGSTLPITLRNVIGNVYMYPLLAAASVGKARGMRSEVIANSLADYEAPKGRMNLISGINGSTIIDDTYNSSPDAVFSALQTLKGLETTGAKIVVLGDMMELGNYSAEEHRHVGKEVIGSASMLVTVGLRSRQTAEEAVKDGFSKEMIHSFETSIEASEYLAKEIKTGDIILVKGSQSMRMERVVKALLKEPSKADSLLVRQEKEWLEKK from the coding sequence ATGCAGCTCTTAAAGAAATTACTAATAGAAATACTAACCCTTGAATCGCGTCTCATTCTTGCAAAATACAAGCCTTTTATCGTGGCTGTAACTGGTAGTGTAGGCAAGACTTCTACAAAAGATGCTATATATGCGGTTCTCAAAGATCAAAGTAGTTTTGTACGTAAAAGTGAGAAAAGTATGAATAGTGAAATAGGTTTACCACTGACTATCATCGGTGCACCAAATGCTTGGCATAGTATAGGGGGTTGGGTAAAGAATATTTGGAAAGGGTTGGGTATTATTTTTTGGAAAAATTCATATCCGGATTGTCTCATCCTAGAGATTGGCGCAGATCACCCAGGAGATATAAAGAAGGTTACAAAATGGTTACATCCAGATATTGCAGTGATCACCAAGGTCAGCAAGACGCCTGTGCATGTAGAATTTTTCAAATCACCAGAAGAAGTCTTTGAAGAAAAAGCTTCTCTTGCAAAAGCGGTCAAGGCTGACGGTACTTTGATTTTATTTGGAGATGATGAAAAAGTTATGACTATGACTGATATGGTTAAAGGTTCGACAAGCTCACCTCAAGGAAAAAGTGTAAAAGTTATTACTTATGGAACAGGCTCTAATTCAACAGTTAGAGGGTTAGATGATAAGGTTTTGTATGATAATAATTCTCCAGTCGGATTAACTTTCAATTTGAATCTTGATGGCAGCACTTTACCGATTACTCTTAGAAATGTAATTGGTAACGTGTATATGTATCCACTACTTGCAGCTGCTTCTGTCGGTAAAGCTCGTGGTATGAGATCGGAGGTAATTGCAAATTCATTAGCTGATTATGAAGCTCCAAAAGGTAGAATGAATCTCATCTCTGGAATTAATGGTTCAACGATCATAGATGACACTTACAATTCATCGCCTGACGCAGTTTTTTCAGCTCTACAGACTTTGAAAGGTCTGGAAACAACCGGTGCAAAAATCGTTGTCCTAGGAGATATGATGGAATTGGGAAATTATTCTGCAGAAGAACATCGCCATGTTGGTAAAGAAGTTATTGGTTCAGCCTCAATGTTGGTTACAGTCGGTCTACGATCGCGCCAGACTGCTGAAGAAGCTGTGAAGGACGGTTTTTCAAAAGAAATGATCCATAGTTTTGAGACTTCAATTGAAGCGTCTGAGTATTTAGCTAAAGAAATTAAGACTGGAGATATTATCCTAGTTAAAGGTTCTCAATCAATGCGTATGGAGAGGGTAGTAAAAGCGCTCCTGAAAGAACCATCAAAAGCTGACAGTTTGCTCGTTAGGCAAGAAAAAGAGTGGTTGGAGAAGAAGTAA
- the greA gene encoding transcription elongation factor GreA: MSTDVQYLTSEKFSELQKELDFLKVERRKEIAEHLEYAKKLGDLSENAEYHQAREDQAEVEGRIGKIESILKNAVMIGVGGTEVITIGSTFRLLKEGDNKSYLYTIVGSEEADMALGKISNLSPLGSALLGHKKGDKVAVNTPKGKIVYTIDIIK, from the coding sequence ATGTCAACTGATGTTCAGTATCTTACAAGTGAGAAGTTTAGTGAGTTACAAAAGGAGCTAGATTTTCTCAAAGTTGAGAGACGCAAGGAGATTGCTGAGCATTTGGAGTATGCCAAGAAGCTCGGTGACTTATCTGAAAATGCAGAATATCATCAAGCTCGTGAAGACCAAGCTGAGGTAGAAGGTCGTATCGGCAAGATTGAAAGCATATTGAAGAATGCTGTTATGATCGGTGTTGGAGGTACAGAAGTTATCACTATCGGTTCAACTTTTAGACTCTTGAAAGAAGGAGACAACAAGTCATATCTTTATACTATAGTCGGTTCAGAAGAAGCTGATATGGCTTTGGGTAAAATTTCCAATTTATCCCCACTCGGTTCAGCATTGCTTGGTCACAAGAAAGGTGACAAAGTTGCAGTCAATACTCCAAAAGGTAAAATTGTCTATACTATAGATATCATTAAATAA
- a CDS encoding penicillin-binding protein 2, with the protein MNSRVKLRARIILIGILLVAIVLCVWLYSIQIVRGDSYAKKANQQYIKPATALLDRGSIFFTAKDGTKIQAATLKSGFKIFMNPSLVLDPKPAYEALSEYLTLDKEDFMRKVIKSNDHYEELADRVAESTATSIRNLGVAGLGVSKETWRVYPGGSMVAHELGLLGESASSTSVTGRYGLERSYENVLKRSGTSSNANAFAQLFISIRDALSNGNEEEGDIVTTIEPTTQKYLEKILGETSLAWRPDSIGGIVIDPKTGEVVAMSSLPTFDPNDTSSVKNVRVFSNPLVENVYEMGSIMKPLTMAVALDTGAETVNSTYDDTGTMTLSGKKISNFDGKARGVVSMQEILSQSLNVGVATIALKVGKEDFSKYFLNFGLGNKTGIDLPNEATGIVGNLKTGRDVEIATAAYGQGLAISPINMVTALSVLANGGYVVKPHLVKEISHADGTVKKIDDVRKGPFLKTETTNDVTKMLVEVVDKSLLKGAIKIDRYSIAAKTGTAQIPDHVNGGYYTDRYLHSFFGYLPASNPKYLIFLYQVYPKGAEYASATLTNPFDQMAKFLIDYYNIAPDR; encoded by the coding sequence ATGAACTCTAGGGTCAAGCTTAGAGCGAGAATTATTTTGATTGGAATACTATTGGTAGCAATAGTACTTTGTGTATGGCTTTACTCTATTCAAATAGTTCGTGGTGATTCTTATGCAAAAAAGGCCAATCAGCAATATATAAAACCGGCTACAGCTCTCTTGGATAGAGGATCTATCTTTTTTACTGCTAAAGATGGAACAAAAATTCAGGCCGCTACTTTGAAAAGTGGTTTTAAAATTTTCATGAATCCTTCTCTGGTATTAGACCCTAAGCCTGCTTATGAAGCCCTTTCGGAATATTTAACTTTGGATAAAGAGGATTTTATGCGTAAGGTTATAAAGTCAAACGATCATTATGAAGAATTGGCAGATAGGGTAGCAGAATCTACGGCGACATCTATCCGTAATCTTGGTGTGGCTGGTTTGGGGGTTTCAAAAGAGACTTGGCGTGTATATCCAGGCGGTTCTATGGTTGCTCATGAACTTGGTTTATTAGGAGAAAGTGCTAGCTCAACTTCTGTCACTGGTCGTTATGGTTTGGAGAGAAGTTACGAAAATGTTTTGAAGAGATCCGGCACATCTTCCAATGCGAACGCTTTTGCACAACTGTTCATATCTATCCGTGACGCTCTTTCTAATGGAAATGAAGAGGAAGGGGATATTGTGACAACTATAGAACCAACTACTCAAAAATATTTGGAGAAAATTTTGGGGGAAACTTCTTTAGCTTGGCGTCCAGATTCTATCGGGGGTATTGTTATTGATCCAAAAACAGGAGAAGTGGTGGCCATGTCTTCTTTGCCAACTTTTGATCCAAATGATACAAGTAGTGTCAAAAATGTCAGGGTCTTTTCCAACCCTCTAGTAGAGAATGTTTATGAAATGGGTTCTATTATGAAGCCTTTGACTATGGCTGTGGCTCTGGATACTGGAGCAGAGACCGTCAATTCAACATATGACGATACTGGAACTATGACTTTGAGTGGTAAAAAGATATCTAACTTTGATGGAAAGGCTCGCGGAGTGGTCTCTATGCAAGAGATACTCAGTCAATCTTTGAATGTGGGTGTAGCTACGATTGCTCTTAAAGTTGGTAAAGAAGATTTTTCAAAATATTTTCTAAATTTTGGTCTGGGTAATAAGACAGGTATAGATTTGCCAAATGAAGCGACTGGTATAGTTGGTAACCTGAAAACTGGTCGCGATGTTGAGATTGCCACAGCGGCTTATGGACAAGGTTTGGCTATTTCTCCTATAAATATGGTAACGGCTCTTTCGGTACTAGCCAATGGCGGTTATGTCGTCAAACCTCATTTGGTAAAAGAGATAAGTCACGCTGATGGTACGGTGAAAAAGATTGATGACGTCAGAAAAGGGCCTTTCTTGAAAACGGAGACAACTAATGATGTAACAAAGATGTTGGTTGAAGTAGTAGATAAATCTTTGCTCAAAGGAGCAATAAAGATTGATCGTTATAGTATTGCTGCCAAGACTGGAACAGCTCAAATACCAGATCATGTGAATGGTGGTTATTATACTGATCGTTATTTGCATTCATTCTTCGGATATTTACCAGCTTCCAATCCGAAATATCTAATATTCTTGTATCAAGTCTATCCAAAGGGTGCAGAATACGCTTCAGCTACTTTGACCAATCCATTCGACCAAATGGCTAAGTTTCTGATAGACTACTACAATATTGCTCCAGATAGGTAA